From the Primulina tabacum isolate GXHZ01 chromosome 3, ASM2559414v2, whole genome shotgun sequence genome, one window contains:
- the LOC142540072 gene encoding calmodulin-binding receptor-like cytoplasmic kinase 3 — translation MESLCNSSLKIALIFLSLLVLVKSPIISASEFSKQRKACGKFHVRHSGDFGHELFFVDGKLVDRYVFCDALEDDYTRHCFFTRNIGKQYCELDFAVEKLNSHVGRKILKTVVREESGGHDNNKTSQHGKDNHTEISLLNPRMLAMALPVFFVLSCALVCPCFQARKRETGHTVLSEEPNSIDSVSSLERNPMFEKFPGSPLRVPPSPLRVPPSPLRFSMSPKLNRLGSVHLNMSQVARATKNFSRTLRIGEGGFGTVYKAELPNGQVVAIKRARKVEALQSEFRSEIELLAKIDHRNLVKLLGYVEKGNERLIITEYVPNGTLREHLDGLKGGKILDFNQRLEILIDVAHGLTYLHLYSEKQIIHRDVKSSNILLTESVRAKVADFGFAKLGEDSDKSHVSTKVKGTVGYLDPEYMRTNQLTTKSDVYSFGILLLEILTGRRPVDLKRPPEERVMIRWAFKKYNEGKFSDLLDPLMNENVDDEILAKMFSLAIDCAAPTRADRPDMKIVGEQLWGIRMDYLRNERR, via the exons ATGGAATCTTTATGCAACTCTTCGCTGAAAAttgcattaatttttttaagtcTACTTGTGCTGGTAAAATCTCCCATAATATCTGCTTCGGAGTTTTCGAAGCAGCGGAAGGCATGTGGAAAATTCCATGTTAGACACTCAGGTGATTTTGGCCATGAATTGTTTTTTGTAGATGGGAAATTGGTGGACAGATATGTATTCTGTGATGCTCTGGAAGACGATTATACGAGACATTGCTTCTTTACAAGAAATATTGGAAAACAGTATTGTGAGTTGGATTTTGCAGTAG AAAAGTTGAATTCGCACGTgggaagaaaaattttaaaaactgtGGTTAGAGAAGAAAGTGGTGGACATGATAACAATAAAACATCTCAGCATGGTAAAGATAATCACACTGAAATTTCTCTATTGAATCCCAGAATGCTAGCCATGGCATTGCCTGTTTTCTTTGTTTTAAGTTGTGCCTTAGTTTGCCCATGCTTCCAAGCAAGGAAAAGGGAAACCGGACACACCGTGCTCTCAGAGGAGCCTAATTCAA TTGATTCAGTTTCATCTTTAGAAAGGAATCCCATGTTTGAAAAGTTTCCAGGAAGTCCACTGAGAGTACCGCCCAGTCCATTGAGAGTGCCGCCCAGTCCATTGAGATTTTCCATGTCACCAAAACTTAATAGGCTTGGATCTGTCCATCTAAATATGAGCCAAGTTGCCAGGGCAACAAAAAATTTCTCACGAACTTTGAGGATAGGTGAAGGAGGGTTTGGAACGGTCTACAAGGCTGAGCTACCGAATGGCCAGGTTGTTGCCATCAAACGAGCAAGAAAG GTTGAAGCTCTGCAGAGTGAGTTTAGGAGTGAAATTGAGCTTTTGGCAAAAATTGATCACCGAAATCTAGTCAAGCTACTTGGCTATGTTGAAAAAGGGAATGAACGATTGATTATCACAGAATATGTGCCAAATGGTACACTTAGAGAACATCTTGATG GTCTTAAAGGAGGGAAGATATTGGATTTTAATCAGCGGCTTGAAATTTTGATTGATGTTGCTCACGGCCTGACATATCTCCATTTGTATTCTG AGAAGCAAATTATCCACAGAGATGTCAAGTCCTCAAATATTCTGTTGACTGAGAGTGTGAGAGCCAAGGTTGCAGATTTTGGATTTGCCAAGCTGGGAGAAGACTCGGACAAATCGCATGTATCAACCAAAGTAAAAGGAACTGTTGGTTACCTTGATCCTGAGTATATGAGAACAAATCAACTCACAACCAAAAGCGATGTTTACTCATTTGGGATATTGTTATTAGAAATTTTAACTGGTCGTCGACCTGTGGACTTGAAGAGACCACCTGAGGAGAGGGTGATGATTAGATGG GCTTTCAAGAAATACAACGAAGGAAAATTTTCGGATTTGTTAGACCCTTTGATGAATGAAAATGTAGATGATGAAATACTGGCGAAAATGTTCAGCTTGGCCATTGATTGTGCAGCGCCCACACGAGCTGATCGTCCAGATATGAAAATAGTCGGGGAGCAGCTGTGGGGAATTAGGATGGACTACTTGAGAAATGAAAGGAGATAG